The following proteins are co-located in the Methylomonas sp. 11b genome:
- a CDS encoding CvpA family protein, which produces MLDFVPWAKLLWVDYVVISIIAISAIMGLLRGFIKEAFALVLWMVAVWVATQYCRDVSVLLQSTISYPSARIAAAFALLFFATLILGSLISFLLSQLIEKTGLTGSDRLLGMLFGIARGAVLVSLLVMLAGLTPLPEDPWWKQSLLIPPFQALAVWLKTHMPTGLADYIHYR; this is translated from the coding sequence TGTACCCTGGGCCAAGTTGCTGTGGGTGGATTACGTCGTCATTTCCATTATCGCGATTTCGGCGATAATGGGTCTACTGCGCGGTTTTATTAAAGAAGCGTTTGCGTTGGTACTTTGGATGGTGGCGGTTTGGGTTGCAACGCAGTACTGCCGGGATGTTTCGGTGTTACTGCAATCCACCATCAGCTATCCTTCTGCCAGAATCGCCGCCGCATTCGCGTTGCTATTTTTCGCCACCTTGATTTTGGGTAGTTTAATCAGCTTTTTGCTGAGTCAGCTTATCGAAAAAACCGGCTTGACAGGTAGTGATCGTTTGCTGGGTATGTTATTCGGTATTGCCCGCGGGGCGGTACTGGTTTCCTTGTTGGTGATGCTGGCCGGCCTAACGCCGTTGCCGGAAGATCCGTGGTGGAAACAATCCCTTCTCATTCCTCCGTTCCAAGCCTTGGCAGTGTGGTTGAAAACCCACATGCCGACCGGTTTGGCGGATTACATCCATTATCGATAA
- the purF gene encoding amidophosphoribosyltransferase, producing MCGIAAIVSNQSVNQDLYDALTVLQHRGQDAAGIVTCDGSRLHLRKDNGLARDVFSSKQMMKLKGNMGIAHVRYPTAGCTSSAEAQPFYVNSPFGLTLAHNGNLTNTEELKYQVFMDDQRHINTDSDSEVLLNVFAHELAQFGKLKLTVDDVFQAVRAVHKRIRGAYAVVVMIAGFGVLGFRDPHGIRPIVFGKRENDDGTDYMIASESVALDVLDFQLIRDIEPGEAVFIEADGQLHTQQCTEVVDHCPCIFEYVYFARPDSIIDNISVYKARMRMGRKLAEKIQREWPDHDIDVVIPIPDTSRTAASQIAHDLGVKFREGFMKNRYIGRTFIMPGQKMRKKSVKQKLNAISLEFDGKNVLLVDDSIVRGTTSEQIIQMARDAGANKVYFASAAPPVRYPNVYGIDMPAAHELIAHDRTEDEICEALGADKLIYQDLDDLIEAVGRGNPDIKHFDTSCFSHDYITGDIDDAYLARIEALRNDNAQELRNSSSFIIEMQVAK from the coding sequence ATGTGTGGTATTGCCGCTATTGTTTCCAATCAAAGTGTTAATCAGGATTTGTACGACGCCCTGACGGTACTTCAGCATCGCGGCCAGGACGCCGCCGGCATCGTAACTTGCGACGGTAGCCGTTTGCATTTGCGTAAGGATAACGGTTTGGCGCGGGATGTATTTTCCAGCAAGCAAATGATGAAGCTGAAAGGCAATATGGGTATTGCCCATGTGCGCTATCCGACCGCCGGTTGCACCAGTTCGGCTGAAGCCCAACCTTTTTACGTGAATTCTCCGTTCGGTTTGACCTTGGCGCACAACGGCAACCTGACCAACACCGAAGAATTGAAATATCAGGTGTTTATGGATGACCAACGTCACATCAATACCGATTCTGATTCGGAAGTGTTGTTGAATGTATTCGCGCATGAACTGGCGCAATTCGGCAAACTTAAATTGACTGTGGACGATGTGTTTCAAGCGGTTAGAGCCGTGCACAAACGTATCCGTGGCGCGTATGCGGTCGTGGTCATGATCGCCGGCTTTGGCGTGTTGGGCTTCCGGGATCCGCATGGTATCCGGCCCATTGTGTTTGGCAAGCGAGAAAATGATGACGGCACTGATTACATGATCGCGTCGGAAAGCGTGGCGCTGGATGTGTTGGATTTTCAATTGATTCGCGACATCGAGCCGGGTGAGGCCGTATTTATCGAAGCAGACGGCCAGTTACACACCCAGCAGTGTACGGAAGTCGTCGATCACTGTCCGTGTATTTTTGAATATGTCTACTTTGCCCGGCCGGATTCGATCATCGACAATATTTCGGTGTACAAAGCCAGAATGCGGATGGGTAGAAAACTGGCCGAAAAAATTCAGCGGGAATGGCCTGACCACGACATCGACGTGGTCATTCCGATTCCGGATACCAGCCGCACCGCCGCCTCGCAAATTGCTCATGACCTGGGTGTGAAGTTTCGCGAAGGCTTTATGAAAAACCGCTATATCGGCCGGACTTTCATCATGCCTGGGCAAAAAATGCGTAAAAAGTCGGTGAAGCAAAAGCTGAATGCCATCTCGTTGGAATTCGACGGTAAGAATGTATTGCTGGTGGACGATTCCATCGTGCGCGGCACTACTTCCGAGCAGATTATCCAAATGGCCCGCGATGCCGGTGCCAATAAAGTATATTTTGCCTCTGCGGCGCCACCGGTACGTTATCCCAACGTTTACGGTATCGACATGCCGGCCGCGCATGAACTGATTGCGCATGATCGCACCGAGGATGAGATTTGCGAGGCTCTGGGCGCCGACAAGCTGATCTATCAAGACTTGGACGATTTGATTGAAGCGGTCGGTCGAGGTAACCCGGACATCAAGCATTTCGATACCTCATGCTTCAGTCATGATTACATTACCGGCGATATCGACGATGCTTATCTGGCACGCATCGAAGCCTTGCGCAATGACAATGCGCAGGAATTGCGTAACAGCAGCAGCTTTATCATAGAGATGCAAGTTGCAAAGTAA